The following proteins are co-located in the Maridesulfovibrio sp. genome:
- the murG gene encoding undecaprenyldiphospho-muramoylpentapeptide beta-N-acetylglucosaminyltransferase, whose product MKRIVLTTGGTGGHVFPALAVAHEIKTRFPQCEILFLGGKGPEREMVERAGIPFKGLPAKGVLGGGIKKVFSLFWIVSAMTMSFKEIASFKPEAVIGFGGYAGFCPVLAAWLLGIPTAIHEQNSVPGVTNRILGKVVKRIFASFEDRNGSFPAAKTVVVGNPVRKEIIDSGNCADRNTVLVFGGSQGAAAINDAIIDGLAKLKEAGISLRHQTGKADFEKVRKGYEQNGMDTEKVSPFIHNMGEAYAEASLVVCRAGASTVFEVAAAGKPAIFIPFPHATHDHQTGNARSLADLGAAELIPQAELSGTRLADEIIKLIADQDRLKGMGSKALSFARTDAASAIAEGVGDIIRMKTVRGAA is encoded by the coding sequence ATGAAGCGTATAGTCCTGACCACCGGCGGCACCGGGGGACATGTTTTCCCCGCACTGGCCGTTGCCCATGAGATCAAAACCCGTTTCCCGCAGTGCGAGATTCTCTTTCTCGGCGGCAAGGGACCGGAACGGGAAATGGTTGAACGGGCTGGTATCCCCTTCAAGGGACTCCCCGCAAAAGGTGTTCTGGGCGGCGGCATTAAAAAAGTTTTCAGTTTGTTCTGGATTGTATCGGCAATGACCATGTCATTTAAGGAAATTGCTTCCTTTAAGCCTGAAGCAGTAATCGGATTCGGCGGATACGCCGGATTCTGTCCGGTACTGGCAGCATGGCTGCTTGGAATACCCACAGCGATCCACGAGCAGAACAGCGTCCCCGGAGTGACCAACCGCATTCTGGGCAAGGTTGTAAAAAGAATTTTTGCCTCCTTTGAGGACAGGAACGGATCATTCCCCGCAGCCAAGACCGTTGTGGTTGGTAATCCGGTCCGTAAAGAGATAATCGACTCCGGCAACTGTGCGGACAGAAATACAGTTCTGGTCTTCGGTGGAAGTCAGGGCGCGGCAGCCATCAACGATGCCATCATCGACGGACTTGCCAAGCTCAAGGAAGCGGGAATCAGCCTGCGCCACCAGACCGGAAAAGCTGATTTTGAAAAAGTCCGAAAGGGTTACGAGCAGAACGGCATGGATACCGAAAAGGTCTCCCCGTTCATACACAACATGGGCGAAGCATATGCCGAAGCTTCACTCGTTGTATGCAGAGCCGGAGCATCCACTGTTTTCGAAGTAGCGGCAGCGGGCAAGCCAGCCATATTTATCCCGTTTCCGCATGCCACCCACGACCACCAGACCGGCAACGCCCGTTCTCTGGCTGATCTGGGAGCGGCAGAACTCATTCCGCAGGCTGAACTGAGCGGAACTAGGCTGGCCGATGAAATTATTAAACTGATTGCGGATCAGGACAGGCTGAAAGGTATGGGAAGCAAGGCCCTTTCATTTGCCAGGACTGATGCGGCCTCCGCTATCGCGGAAGGCGTTGGAGATATTATTAGAATGAAAACAGTGAGAGGTGCAGCATGA
- the murC gene encoding UDP-N-acetylmuramate--L-alanine ligase translates to MRSRVGNIHMIGIGGSGMSGIAEVLINMGFTVTGSDLAAGAPVKRLLKMGAQVFIGHGADNVNDADVVVKSTAISDDNPELVKARELGIPIIPRAEMLAELMRLRTGIAVAGTHGKTTTTSLLATIFTEAELDPTVIIGGRLNTFGSNARLGDGQFLIAEADESDGSFLCLAPIITVVTNVDKDHLDFYGGQDAIDESFRKFMNSIPFYGMNVVCGDDPGVQRLLPSIKRPCMTYGLNKGNRLRGEILSCEVRSLFKVYLDEELIGEVSLAQPGKHNVLNALGAIGVSLEAGLDPKVILSGLSNFMGVGRRFEKKGESKGILVVDDYGHHPAEIMATIETAKSCFPHRRLVVAFQPHRFTRTQALFGEFCKTFEKADELLLTEIYPASESPIPGVNGMSLAQGIRQVSDTKVRFYPDFEMMQNELPNILKPGDLFITQGAGSIYTVGEKFLKYLEEDGEKVLKPEEITAL, encoded by the coding sequence ATGCGCAGCAGAGTTGGCAACATCCACATGATCGGTATCGGCGGCTCGGGCATGAGCGGCATTGCCGAGGTATTGATCAATATGGGCTTCACCGTGACCGGTTCCGATCTGGCAGCCGGTGCGCCTGTGAAACGCCTACTCAAAATGGGAGCACAGGTCTTCATCGGACATGGCGCGGACAATGTTAATGACGCCGACGTAGTGGTTAAGTCCACAGCAATTTCTGATGACAACCCTGAATTGGTCAAAGCACGCGAACTGGGCATCCCCATCATTCCCAGAGCGGAGATGCTGGCCGAACTTATGCGCCTTCGCACAGGTATCGCAGTTGCGGGAACCCACGGCAAGACCACTACCACCTCTCTGCTGGCAACTATTTTCACTGAAGCCGAACTGGACCCCACAGTCATCATCGGCGGCAGGCTGAATACCTTCGGCAGTAACGCCCGCCTTGGCGACGGACAGTTCCTCATCGCCGAAGCGGATGAATCCGACGGATCATTCCTCTGCCTCGCGCCGATCATCACTGTGGTTACCAACGTGGATAAGGACCACCTTGATTTCTACGGCGGTCAGGATGCAATTGATGAATCATTCCGCAAATTCATGAACTCCATTCCTTTCTACGGAATGAACGTGGTCTGCGGCGATGATCCGGGCGTGCAAAGACTGCTGCCCTCCATCAAGCGGCCCTGTATGACCTACGGCTTGAACAAGGGCAACAGACTGCGCGGCGAAATCCTGTCCTGCGAAGTTCGCTCCCTGTTCAAAGTCTACCTTGATGAAGAACTTATCGGTGAAGTTTCTCTGGCCCAGCCGGGCAAGCACAATGTGCTTAACGCTCTGGGAGCCATCGGAGTTTCCCTCGAAGCAGGACTTGACCCGAAAGTGATCCTTTCCGGCCTCTCCAACTTCATGGGTGTCGGCCGCAGGTTTGAAAAGAAAGGTGAATCCAAAGGTATCCTCGTGGTAGACGATTACGGTCATCACCCCGCTGAAATTATGGCCACCATTGAAACCGCCAAATCGTGCTTTCCTCATCGCAGGCTGGTAGTTGCTTTCCAGCCGCACAGGTTCACCCGCACACAGGCCCTGTTCGGCGAATTCTGCAAGACCTTTGAAAAAGCCGATGAACTGTTGCTGACTGAGATTTACCCTGCTTCCGAATCACCCATTCCGGGCGTAAACGGGATGTCTCTTGCGCAGGGAATCAGACAGGTCAGCGACACCAAGGTCCGCTTTTACCCGGACTTTGAAATGATGCAGAACGAACTGCCCAATATCCTCAAGCCCGGCGACCTTTTCATCACTCAGGGTGCAGGATCGATTTACACCGTGGGCGAAAAGTTTTTGAAATATCTGGAAGAGGACGGCGAAAAAGTTCTCAAGCCGGAAGAAATAACAGCTTTATAG
- the ftsA gene encoding cell division protein FtsA has translation MSKSDLIVGLDVGTTKICAVVGEPTADGVDIVGIGTAPSTGLRKGVVVNIEQTVQSIKKALEEAELMAGCEIRSVYAGIAGSHIKGFNSHGVIAVKGGEVTQKDVDRVIDAAKAVAIPLDREVIHTLPQEYIVDDQRGIADPLGMAGVRLEVKVHIVTGAVTSAQNIIRSCHRSGLDVSDIVLESLASSKAVLSEEEREIGVAIVDIGGGTTDLAIFANDSIKHTSVIALGGNNLTNDIAFGLRTPMGSAEQIKVKYGTALTDLVTTDETIDVPSVGGRDHRKMSKRVLAEICEPRCEEILSLVDQELVRSGYKNMIAAGVVLTGGTSLVDGMQELAEQIFDLPVRIGYPAGMGGLKDVVSSPKYATAVGLLMYGAEKEGSTEQVFRIRDENVFNRILGRMRKWFTDIA, from the coding sequence ATGTCCAAGTCTGATCTGATCGTCGGCCTCGATGTCGGCACCACAAAGATCTGCGCAGTTGTGGGAGAACCCACCGCGGACGGAGTCGACATTGTCGGCATCGGCACAGCCCCGTCCACCGGACTGCGCAAAGGCGTGGTGGTAAACATTGAGCAGACAGTGCAGTCCATCAAGAAGGCTCTTGAAGAGGCTGAACTCATGGCCGGCTGCGAAATCCGCTCCGTATACGCGGGAATCGCAGGCAGCCACATCAAAGGTTTCAACAGCCACGGCGTTATCGCAGTTAAAGGCGGCGAAGTAACCCAGAAGGATGTCGACCGGGTTATCGACGCAGCTAAAGCTGTTGCCATTCCTCTGGACAGGGAAGTGATTCACACCCTGCCGCAGGAATACATTGTTGACGATCAGCGCGGCATTGCCGATCCGCTGGGCATGGCCGGTGTGCGCCTTGAAGTAAAGGTCCACATCGTCACCGGCGCGGTAACCTCCGCACAGAACATCATCCGTTCCTGCCACCGTTCAGGGCTGGACGTTTCCGACATAGTTCTTGAATCACTGGCTTCCAGCAAGGCCGTTCTTTCCGAAGAAGAAAGGGAAATCGGCGTTGCCATAGTGGATATCGGGGGTGGTACCACTGATCTGGCAATTTTCGCCAATGATTCAATCAAACATACTTCTGTTATTGCCCTCGGCGGTAACAACCTGACTAACGACATTGCATTCGGGCTGAGAACGCCCATGGGGTCTGCGGAACAGATCAAAGTCAAATACGGGACAGCACTTACCGATCTTGTCACTACTGACGAGACCATTGACGTGCCTTCCGTAGGTGGCCGTGATCACCGCAAAATGTCCAAGAGAGTACTGGCTGAGATCTGCGAACCTCGTTGTGAGGAAATCCTGTCACTGGTTGATCAGGAGCTGGTCCGCAGCGGGTACAAAAATATGATTGCAGCCGGGGTAGTTCTCACCGGCGGCACATCTCTCGTGGACGGAATGCAGGAACTGGCGGAGCAGATTTTTGATCTGCCGGTCCGCATTGGCTATCCCGCAGGCATGGGAGGCCTTAAGGATGTTGTCAGCAGTCCCAAATACGCCACTGCAGTAGGGCTGCTCATGTACGGCGCGGAAAAAGAAGGTAGCACTGAGCAAGTCTTCAGAATCCGTGACGAAAATGTTTTCAACCGCATTCTGGGCAGGATGCGCAAATGGTTCACTGACATCGCATAA
- a CDS encoding FtsQ-type POTRA domain-containing protein produces the protein MSVAGLNKSRLNLSKSGKSRTSRNKTKKRKNPSQPIGGIFAALVRKLCISGACLLVLAMVGIGCLAGYRWVTALPYFALQDIKVSGNHRLSYGEILNIADVNLNKNSLAVNISEVENRLSDNLWIESAAVRRQLPAKMQIHVREKKPRFMVRNNDALYYCDSNGELIAPVAPGKFSSLPFLNIESEAMDKAGILPEFMNMLSKRELPFDPGQIAWIDIKGGNRMEIFMDRLGLTVLLGLDNWQEQLSHLNTVWKDLKNRGEFRDVAVISTGKNRVWVEKRSSGK, from the coding sequence ATGAGCGTAGCAGGACTGAACAAAAGCAGGTTGAACCTGAGCAAATCAGGAAAAAGCAGGACCAGCCGCAACAAGACCAAGAAGCGCAAGAATCCCTCGCAGCCTATCGGTGGTATTTTCGCTGCCCTGGTGCGTAAGCTTTGCATTTCCGGGGCCTGCCTGCTGGTACTGGCTATGGTCGGTATCGGCTGCCTTGCAGGATACCGCTGGGTTACCGCCCTGCCCTACTTTGCGTTGCAGGACATCAAGGTCAGCGGGAATCATCGTTTGAGTTACGGTGAAATCCTGAACATCGCAGATGTGAACCTGAACAAGAACAGCCTTGCGGTAAACATCAGCGAAGTGGAAAACAGGCTCAGTGACAACCTCTGGATTGAATCGGCTGCGGTAAGAAGGCAACTGCCAGCTAAGATGCAGATTCATGTACGCGAGAAAAAGCCCCGCTTCATGGTCCGCAACAATGATGCTCTTTATTACTGCGACAGCAACGGTGAACTTATTGCTCCGGTAGCTCCGGGCAAGTTCAGCTCCCTGCCGTTCCTGAATATTGAATCTGAAGCCATGGACAAGGCAGGGATCCTGCCGGAATTCATGAACATGCTCAGCAAAAGGGAGCTGCCCTTTGATCCGGGCCAGATTGCCTGGATTGACATCAAAGGCGGCAACCGTATGGAAATTTTTATGGACAGGCTCGGCCTTACGGTGCTGCTGGGCCTCGACAACTGGCAAGAACAGCTTTCACACCTGAACACAGTTTGGAAAGACCTCAAGAATAGGGGTGAGTTCAGGGACGTGGCAGTCATTTCAACCGGGAAAAACAGGGTCTGGGTTGAAAAACGCAGCTCCGGGAAATGA
- the ftsZ gene encoding cell division protein FtsZ has protein sequence MDYMEIENDGQARIKVIGCGGGGGNAINNMIQSALSGVRFIVANTDAQDINKSLAEYKIQLGDKLTKGLGAGANPDVGKNAALESIEQIRELVSDCDMVFVTAGMGGGTGTGAAPVIAEVAKEAGALTVAVVTKPFYFEGKRRLLQAEKGIEELKKVVDSIITIPNDRLLQLAAKKAAFSEMLKKADEVLYYGVKGIADLITVHGLINLDFADVQAVMSSSGLALMGTGIARGENRAREAAMKAITSPLLEDVSIEGAKGVLINITCSPDMTIDEVSEAANIIYEEAHEEAQIFFGTVFDPEVGDEMRITVIATGIDSAAEQATTPPVEQQSFGQPQRPNLTPRGMAPKHKETTNVHQMGSAHAEEDRSIPAYLRHTASKPTEAAVNREPVQLKPKQAANSGGEEFIFHDDDDFEVPTFIRKQAD, from the coding sequence ATGGATTACATGGAAATTGAAAACGACGGTCAGGCCAGAATCAAGGTTATCGGTTGTGGTGGTGGTGGCGGTAACGCTATCAACAACATGATTCAGTCCGCACTCTCCGGTGTGCGCTTCATCGTAGCTAACACCGATGCACAGGACATCAACAAATCTCTGGCTGAATACAAAATTCAGCTCGGCGACAAACTGACCAAAGGCCTCGGTGCAGGCGCTAACCCCGATGTGGGTAAAAATGCAGCTCTCGAATCCATTGAACAGATTCGTGAACTCGTAAGCGACTGCGACATGGTTTTCGTAACCGCAGGTATGGGCGGCGGAACCGGTACCGGTGCTGCTCCTGTTATCGCTGAAGTTGCAAAAGAAGCCGGTGCACTGACCGTTGCCGTTGTAACCAAACCTTTCTATTTCGAAGGCAAGCGCAGACTGCTGCAGGCAGAAAAAGGTATTGAGGAACTCAAGAAGGTGGTTGACTCCATCATCACCATTCCCAACGACCGTCTGCTCCAGCTTGCCGCCAAAAAAGCAGCTTTCTCCGAAATGCTGAAAAAAGCTGACGAAGTCCTCTACTACGGCGTCAAGGGTATTGCAGACCTGATCACTGTTCACGGTCTGATCAACCTTGACTTTGCCGACGTACAGGCTGTTATGTCCAGCTCCGGTCTCGCCCTCATGGGTACCGGTATCGCTCGCGGAGAAAACAGGGCACGTGAAGCAGCAATGAAAGCTATCACCAGCCCGCTGCTCGAAGATGTTTCAATCGAAGGCGCAAAAGGCGTACTCATCAACATCACCTGCTCCCCTGACATGACCATTGATGAAGTCAGCGAAGCAGCCAACATCATCTACGAAGAAGCACACGAAGAAGCACAGATCTTCTTCGGTACTGTATTCGACCCGGAAGTTGGCGATGAAATGCGCATCACCGTTATTGCTACCGGAATCGACAGCGCTGCAGAGCAGGCCACTACCCCGCCCGTTGAGCAGCAGTCTTTCGGACAGCCCCAGCGCCCCAACCTCACTCCCAGAGGTATGGCACCAAAACATAAAGAAACTACCAACGTTCATCAGATGGGCAGCGCCCACGCTGAAGAAGACCGCTCCATTCCCGCTTACCTGCGCCACACTGCAAGCAAGCCTACTGAAGCGGCCGTAAACCGTGAGCCTGTACAGCTCAAGCCCAAACAGGCTGCCAACTCCGGTGGAGAAGAATTCATCTTCCATGATGACGATGACTTCGAAGTTCCGACCTTCATTCGCAAGCAGGCTGATTAA
- the ftsW gene encoding putative lipid II flippase FtsW, producing the protein MNKKKNLSGKPERLDYWLLAAALLLACFGLMMVLSASGIMAERFFDDKYLFFKKQAVFLVVGTCLMYICSRLPKGFFYNMVYVWLMAAFVLLLLCDFSPLSVAAGGAKRWIALGPMRIQPLEFCKPALVLYLAYFFSRKQELIKTFSVGFLPPFAITGALCLLLMMQPDFGGSVFLCMILFFMSLVGGTRISYLLTSLIFAGGAGYMLITSSPYRLKRMTAFIDPFKSAHEEGYQLVQSLYAFGSGNIFGQGLGAGKQKLFFLPEAHNDFIMAVVGEELGFLGVLAVFSVIAFLVWRGFKIALAQEDLQDRFTAYGLTIMLALGFCLNLAVVMGTVPPKGVPMPFVSYGGSSLMISCICIGILLNLSRGKV; encoded by the coding sequence TTGAATAAGAAAAAGAACCTCTCCGGTAAACCAGAACGCTTAGATTACTGGCTGCTGGCCGCGGCACTGCTGCTGGCCTGCTTCGGACTGATGATGGTCCTTTCCGCCAGTGGAATCATGGCCGAGCGTTTCTTTGACGACAAATACCTCTTCTTCAAGAAGCAGGCGGTATTTCTCGTGGTAGGAACATGCCTGATGTACATCTGCTCCCGTTTACCCAAAGGCTTTTTCTACAACATGGTCTATGTCTGGCTCATGGCAGCTTTCGTGCTCCTGCTGCTTTGCGATTTCTCACCTCTATCGGTAGCGGCTGGTGGCGCTAAACGCTGGATCGCCTTAGGCCCCATGCGAATTCAGCCGCTTGAATTCTGCAAACCGGCGCTGGTTCTTTATCTGGCTTACTTTTTCTCACGCAAGCAGGAATTGATTAAGACTTTCAGCGTAGGCTTTTTACCGCCTTTCGCCATTACCGGCGCACTCTGCCTGCTGCTTATGATGCAGCCGGACTTCGGCGGATCGGTCTTTTTGTGCATGATCTTATTTTTTATGAGCCTCGTGGGCGGAACCAGAATCAGCTATCTGCTGACTTCGCTGATTTTCGCAGGTGGAGCCGGATATATGCTTATTACCAGCTCCCCGTACAGGCTTAAACGCATGACCGCGTTCATTGACCCCTTCAAGTCCGCACACGAGGAAGGCTACCAGTTGGTGCAGTCCCTGTATGCTTTCGGTTCGGGAAATATCTTCGGTCAGGGACTGGGTGCGGGTAAGCAGAAACTTTTCTTCCTCCCCGAAGCGCACAACGACTTCATCATGGCTGTTGTGGGTGAGGAACTTGGCTTTCTCGGTGTACTGGCCGTTTTTTCCGTAATCGCTTTCCTTGTCTGGCGTGGATTCAAAATCGCGCTGGCACAGGAAGATCTGCAGGACCGCTTTACCGCCTACGGACTTACCATCATGCTGGCTCTGGGCTTCTGCCTCAACCTCGCAGTGGTAATGGGAACCGTACCGCCCAAAGGCGTTCCCATGCCTTTCGTCAGCTACGGCGGATCAAGCCTGATGATCTCATGCATCTGCATAGGCATCCTCCTGAATCTTTCCAGGGGGAAAGTCTGA
- the murB gene encoding UDP-N-acetylmuramate dehydrogenase produces MTLELLHKPSMAKLTSLGIGGNARVLAKVRDEAGLDELSRFVEREGSGLLAIGEGSNMLAGDGELNLALVQVACERKAEAQISGTSVLVPADMRLPGLLSVLIKNSLSGMEGLAGIPGSVGGSIAMNAGSYGTDMQASVKRVRIWTPSKGLFWKEAPELKWGYRHFSIDTKNQNEDEFFLVWEVEFELSQSTEENVRARIKETFEKKKATQPVTAKTAGCVFKNPEGHSAGKLLDDAGFRGRNLGGMGFSEMHANFLENKGGGTAAQALELMSQATEVVADKFGVTLKPEVIILS; encoded by the coding sequence ATGACACTGGAATTGCTTCATAAACCGAGCATGGCTAAGCTCACCTCCCTTGGCATTGGCGGAAACGCCCGTGTTCTGGCAAAGGTGCGCGATGAAGCCGGTCTGGACGAACTCTCCCGCTTTGTTGAGCGCGAAGGTTCCGGCCTGCTTGCCATCGGTGAAGGAAGCAACATGCTCGCCGGGGACGGGGAACTTAACCTCGCACTTGTACAGGTGGCCTGTGAACGCAAAGCCGAAGCGCAGATTTCCGGTACCAGCGTGCTGGTTCCTGCAGACATGCGTTTGCCGGGGCTGCTTTCAGTGCTCATTAAAAACAGTCTTTCCGGCATGGAAGGACTGGCAGGAATCCCCGGTTCCGTGGGCGGTTCCATTGCCATGAATGCCGGATCATACGGGACTGACATGCAGGCTTCCGTTAAACGGGTTCGAATCTGGACTCCTTCCAAGGGACTTTTCTGGAAGGAAGCACCAGAACTGAAATGGGGCTACCGCCACTTTTCCATTGATACTAAGAACCAGAACGAAGACGAATTCTTTCTGGTCTGGGAAGTTGAATTCGAACTTTCGCAGTCCACAGAAGAAAATGTCCGGGCACGGATTAAAGAAACTTTTGAAAAGAAAAAAGCTACCCAGCCTGTCACAGCCAAGACAGCCGGGTGCGTTTTCAAGAATCCGGAAGGACACAGTGCGGGCAAGCTGCTCGACGATGCCGGATTCAGAGGCAGAAACCTCGGCGGTATGGGCTTTTCCGAAATGCACGCAAACTTCCTTGAAAACAAGGGAGGCGGCACCGCAGCTCAGGCACTGGAACTCATGTCGCAGGCAACCGAAGTCGTGGCTGATAAGTTCGGCGTCACTTTAAAGCCGGAGGTCATAATACTGTCATGA
- the murD gene encoding UDP-N-acetylmuramoyl-L-alanine--D-glutamate ligase, producing the protein MDSAFVEQVTSTRMFTGRLAVVAGAGRSGLAAAKLLHKLKATVRIVDSNEDLTEDILEGLGPDAQLMTGPFCEAQFAGADVIVASPGIPARNIAPFIGNLPERAIISELELASWFANEPKIAITGTNGKTTTTALITHILEESGRTAFAGANYGTPLSEFIYEDGKADILVLEVSSFQLQNCRLFRPQAAILLNISPNHLNYHEDMDEYLQAKLKIFERQSEDELAILPADMKDELDPASFTKAEVRWFDGSTFEEQPNLPGKHNCLNIEAAWLALEKMGLTREEFDAGLKTFVGKPHRIQDIGAVDGVRFINDSKGTNLDAVRAALNSFDGPVRLLLGGVFKGGDVRKIIPAMRDKVVEVGLFGAGREHFEPALKDEFKISWHENLEKAVRALFANSKAGDTILLSPATASFDAYTGYPARGDDFKRIMEELS; encoded by the coding sequence ATGGACAGCGCATTTGTAGAACAGGTCACCTCGACCCGCATGTTCACCGGAAGGCTGGCAGTTGTAGCCGGAGCCGGAAGATCAGGTCTTGCCGCAGCAAAACTGCTGCACAAGCTCAAGGCCACCGTGCGCATTGTGGACAGCAATGAAGACCTGACCGAAGACATCCTTGAAGGTCTCGGCCCGGACGCCCAGCTCATGACCGGGCCTTTCTGCGAAGCGCAATTCGCGGGAGCGGACGTGATAGTTGCCAGCCCCGGTATTCCGGCTCGCAATATCGCTCCGTTTATCGGTAACCTTCCGGAACGGGCCATCATTTCCGAACTGGAATTAGCCTCATGGTTTGCCAATGAGCCCAAGATCGCCATCACCGGAACCAACGGCAAGACAACCACCACCGCGCTCATTACGCACATTCTGGAAGAGTCCGGCAGAACGGCATTCGCCGGAGCCAACTACGGCACTCCCCTTTCCGAATTCATTTACGAAGACGGAAAAGCCGACATACTGGTTCTCGAAGTGTCCAGCTTCCAGCTCCAGAACTGCCGATTGTTCAGGCCGCAGGCAGCAATCCTGCTCAACATCTCGCCCAACCATCTCAACTACCATGAGGACATGGACGAGTACCTGCAGGCCAAGCTGAAAATTTTCGAGCGCCAGAGCGAAGACGAACTGGCTATCCTGCCTGCAGACATGAAAGACGAACTTGATCCGGCAAGCTTTACCAAGGCCGAGGTCAGATGGTTTGACGGTTCGACTTTTGAAGAACAGCCCAATCTTCCCGGCAAGCACAACTGCCTGAACATTGAAGCAGCATGGCTGGCACTGGAAAAAATGGGACTGACCCGTGAAGAATTTGATGCAGGACTTAAAACTTTTGTCGGAAAACCGCACCGTATTCAAGATATCGGAGCGGTGGATGGTGTCCGTTTCATCAACGACTCCAAAGGCACCAACCTTGATGCGGTCCGTGCAGCTCTGAACAGCTTTGACGGGCCGGTCCGTTTGCTGCTGGGCGGTGTGTTCAAGGGTGGCGACGTCAGGAAAATCATTCCTGCCATGCGCGACAAGGTTGTAGAAGTCGGACTTTTCGGAGCAGGACGCGAGCACTTCGAACCTGCACTTAAGGATGAATTTAAAATTTCTTGGCACGAGAACCTTGAAAAGGCTGTGCGTGCCCTTTTTGCAAATTCCAAAGCAGGCGACACAATCCTGCTTTCCCCGGCAACTGCAAGCTTTGACGCTTACACCGGGTACCCTGCCAGAGGAGATGATTTTAAAAGGATCATGGAGGAACTGTCTTGA